A single region of the Novipirellula aureliae genome encodes:
- a CDS encoding CNNM domain-containing protein, with translation MQHFFLFLYLAIAIGFSFLCSIAEAVLLSITPSFLAERRQDSSKSSIRILRLKENIDRPLAAILSLNTIAHTVGAAGVGAQAAKIYGDQYVGVISAILTLLILVLSEIIPKTVGALHWRRLAAPVAIFVQGLIYLMWPLVWMSEFLTKLLSGNKDQKLVTRAEIEAMAELGSSEGLLQARESRILRNLLKLDSITVGDVMTPRMVVISAEQTKTLGEVAEIVKKWPVSRVPLYHDRQDHVTGFVLKDEILVAIASGDDEQPLANFSRPIESVHEADSIASVFDLLLNNRAHIALVVDQFGGMEGIVTLEDVVETLLGLEIVDEQDQAVDMQQLAREKWNARIKRQGVEAEKRS, from the coding sequence ATGCAACATTTCTTTCTTTTTCTGTATTTGGCAATCGCCATCGGATTTTCGTTTTTGTGCTCGATCGCGGAGGCAGTCCTACTTTCGATCACCCCCAGTTTTCTGGCCGAACGCCGGCAAGATTCCAGCAAATCGTCAATCCGAATCCTACGGCTTAAAGAGAATATCGATCGACCGTTGGCGGCAATCCTGAGCCTCAACACGATTGCCCACACCGTTGGCGCAGCGGGTGTCGGTGCTCAAGCAGCCAAAATCTATGGCGACCAATACGTAGGTGTGATCAGTGCAATCTTGACGCTGTTGATCCTGGTGCTTAGCGAGATCATCCCCAAAACGGTCGGAGCACTCCATTGGCGACGGTTGGCCGCACCGGTCGCCATCTTTGTGCAAGGCTTGATCTATTTGATGTGGCCTTTGGTTTGGATGTCCGAATTCCTGACCAAACTGCTGTCCGGCAATAAGGATCAAAAGCTTGTCACGCGAGCAGAGATTGAGGCGATGGCGGAACTGGGCAGCAGCGAAGGGTTACTACAAGCGCGTGAATCGCGAATCCTTCGCAACCTTCTCAAACTCGACTCAATCACCGTTGGCGATGTGATGACACCGCGAATGGTCGTCATCAGTGCTGAGCAAACCAAGACTCTTGGCGAGGTAGCCGAAATCGTCAAGAAGTGGCCCGTCTCACGTGTGCCTCTGTATCATGATCGCCAAGACCATGTTACCGGTTTTGTTCTAAAAGATGAAATACTTGTTGCGATTGCTTCGGGCGATGACGAACAACCGCTAGCGAACTTTTCTCGACCGATCGAATCGGTGCATGAAGCCGATTCAATCGCCAGCGTGTTTGATTTGCTGTTAAACAATCGTGCCCATATCGCATTGGTGGTCGACCAATTTGGTGGCATGGAAGGAATCGTGACGCTTGAGGATGTCGTCGAAACACTGCTCGGACTGGAGATTGTCGACGAGCAAGATCAAGCGGTTGATATGCAACAACTAGCCCGCGAAAAATGGAATGCGAGAATCAAGCGACAAGGCGTTGAAGCGGAGAAGCGTTCGTAG
- a CDS encoding serine/threonine-protein kinase translates to MPVKSKQATTGPTAVRVGSRLGKYRIERRLGVGGFATVYAAFDTLLGIKVALKIPSPELVSPTLLDEFRREARLTIQLDHPNILPIRDATFVENHFVIITPMAERTLSDRLQNRMGFDLAFDILTQLLQGVAYAHEQGVIHCDIKPENVLMFDDNQIKLADFGIAKATQKTISGSGTGTVGYMAPEQAMGKPSARSDVFSIGLIAYRLFSGKWPEYPFEWPMAGNAALRRRAHGDLIAIIRKSLLVTPRKRYRDAGQMLAAVKQTRLKAIRYSRRHRTTS, encoded by the coding sequence ATGCCAGTAAAATCGAAACAAGCGACGACTGGACCAACGGCGGTGCGGGTTGGATCGCGACTTGGCAAGTACCGTATTGAACGACGGTTGGGTGTGGGCGGTTTCGCAACCGTGTATGCTGCATTCGACACCCTGTTAGGGATCAAAGTCGCGTTAAAGATTCCCTCTCCCGAATTGGTCTCACCCACGTTGCTTGACGAATTTCGCCGCGAAGCGAGATTGACGATCCAGTTGGACCATCCCAATATTTTGCCGATACGCGATGCAACGTTTGTCGAGAACCATTTCGTAATCATCACACCGATGGCCGAACGAACCTTGAGTGACCGTCTGCAGAACCGAATGGGTTTTGACTTGGCATTTGATATTCTGACTCAACTTCTTCAGGGTGTCGCCTACGCTCACGAACAGGGCGTGATCCATTGTGACATCAAGCCCGAAAACGTATTGATGTTCGACGACAACCAAATCAAGCTGGCTGATTTTGGGATCGCCAAGGCGACTCAGAAAACGATTAGCGGATCGGGAACGGGTACGGTCGGCTACATGGCTCCGGAGCAAGCGATGGGAAAACCCTCTGCTCGATCGGACGTTTTTTCGATCGGATTGATCGCCTATCGACTGTTCTCTGGGAAATGGCCTGAGTATCCGTTCGAATGGCCTATGGCGGGTAACGCAGCATTGCGCCGCCGCGCCCATGGTGATTTAATCGCCATAATCCGCAAATCTTTGCTGGTGACCCCGCGCAAACGCTATCGAGACGCCGGGCAAATGCTAGCGGCTGTCAAACAAACTCGCTTGAAAGCGATCCGGTACTCTCGCCGACACCGAACAACAAGCTAG